The following proteins come from a genomic window of Crassostrea angulata isolate pt1a10 chromosome 1, ASM2561291v2, whole genome shotgun sequence:
- the LOC128189265 gene encoding E3 ubiquitin-protein ligase TRIM33-like isoform X1 translates to MAEASLPIAENGNLEVCVLCASELKDKNPKLLSCLHTLCENCLNSLFQVQIQQKRPNGENVDTAPDEKGEATVAENCTILCPACNATVEKSKVLDNLFVQSAPIVHLIDDEEEKEEDRHVCTGCDENEEATSFCVECKEWLCDQCVIAHRRVRITKDHMIQSKEEAKKIEDDTNSTPQKIMFCTVHKNEQLKLFCETCDKLTCRDCQLEEHKDHKYQFLSEAIRQQRENIQNAVVKLKQKLVNYQQADKILTSKNTELKSKLNDVCQNMRDVAEIITKEVNKHTDNLIQYLEKYVSTKTNVISDKQRLVKEALDKMKHTIEFVENALTVGDDTSILYAKGVMMKTLRVLANNGIPFHPSILNYSISYEHEKDFILKNINKAGTLVIDNNKFPAPPGQRPTSSPQQVQPRPSQPNVYPQPAMQNRTTSASGYYTSRNTIPPRIQQNFGHLSEVEQRNLTQKFFTMLNRQPGPDQVSGASNYQPQVPPNQLNFDQSVRNLTNLVNGTPSQRTMPSTRYPHNSPAANMMQPQQKLPTSKPTWPDQRGGMQLPISSHSGMHSGSASQVGGMAPPHVSAGDQARSSISPSSAADRIIAGRSQQGQTSGKSWNFVDMGSRFHQPTFVSHIDQGSPGPQAASHHSKVPSPAGAGFDERSSNQTRHETPVSAVAGSHVKGEDKQLPSCQFASNESTSMSEKSRTPPLPRTTPPLRRSTPPPSRTPPPQRSQATPPPPPPLVHTSHLSVSHGKQMPENKDDDPNEDYCAVCQNGGDLLCCDKCPKVYHLKCHIPELKEFPSDEWQCTMCTNTDDMVLAEIEKKDLTMGPGKRKAPSGLTEKELKACERILLELFTNKESAVFHEPVSKLVPNYYKIITRPIDFSKIRSKLQRQNFNHYNTVEEFLADCKLVFKNCFTYNSVGTPIYVQGKMLDEEFERLVQKFLPCYYDVLDELETRTDTPTSDASDGGPGEKKKKKRYEEDPSVDPLHIH, encoded by the exons atgGCTGAAGCAAGCCTACCAATAGCTGAAAATGGTAATCTCGAAGTGTGTGTTTTATGTGCTTCGGAattaaaagacaaaaatccGAAATTGTTGTCGTGTTTACATACTTTATGTGAGAATTGCTTGAATTCGCTGTTTCAAGTGCAAATTCAACAGAAACGGCCAAATGGAGAAAACGTCGACACAGCACCGGATGAAAAAGGCGAGGCCACAG TAGCTGAGAACTGTACAATATTGTGTCCAGCATGTAACGCTACGGTTGAAAAGTCCAAGGTGTTGGACAACTTGTTCGTTCAAAGTGCACCCATTGTACATTTAATTGACGATGAAGAAGAGAAAGAAGAGGACAGGCATGTCTGTACAGGGTGTGATGAAAATGAGGAAGCCACATCTTTTTGTGTTGAGTGTAAAGAATGGTTATGTGACCAGTGTGTGATAGCACACCGACGTGTTCGCATTACAAAAGACCACATGATTCAATCAAAAGAGGAAGCCAAAAAGATTGAGGATGATACCAATTCCACGCCTCAGAAAATCATGTTTTGTACTGTGCACAAAAATGAACAGCTTAAATTGTTTTGTGAAACCTGTGATAAATTAACATGTAGGGACTGTCAATTAGAGGAACATAAAGACCATAAGTATCAGTTTCTATCAGAAGCAATCAGGCAACAGagggaaaacattcaaaatgcagttgttaaattgaaacaaaagtTAGTAAATTACCAGCAAGCTGACAAAATCTTAACATCAAAGAACACTGAACTTAAATCTAAACTCAATGATGTTTGTCAGAATATGAGAGATGTGGCAGAAATCATCACCAAAGAGGTAAACAAACACACGGACAATCTCATTCAGTATCTCGAAAAGTATGTCAGTACAAAAACCAATGTTATATCTGACAAACAGCGCTTGGTGAAGGAAGCTTTGGACAAGATGAAGCACACCATTGAATTTGTAGAAAATGCATTGACTGTTGGTGACGATACATCTATTCTCTATGCCAAAGGTGTGATGATGAAAACATTACGAGTGCTTGCTAACAATGGAATTCCTTTCCACCCAAGCATTCTCAATTATTCAATATCCTATGAGCAtgaaaaagatttcattttgaaaaacatcAACAAAGCCGGGACATTGGTGATAGACAATAACAAGTTTCCTGCACCCCCAGGGCAAAGACCGACCTCTAGTCCTCAACAAGTCCAACCCAGACCCAGTCAGCCCAATGTCTACCCACAGCCTGCCATGCAGAACCGCACGACCAGTGCGAGTGGCTACTACACTAGTCGGAATACCATTCCACCTCGCATCCAACAAAACTTTGGCCACCTCTCAGAGGTCGAGCAGAGAAATCTGACTCAGAAATTTTTCACCATGTTGAATCGTCAGCCAGGACCAGACCAGGTTTCAGGGGCCTCAAATTACCAGCCACAGGTCCCTCCGAACCAATTGAATTTTGACCAGTCTGTGCGCAATCTAACCAATCTTGTGAATGGCACCCCTTCACAGAGAACCATGCCATCAACTCGATATCCGCATAACTCACCTGCAGCCAACATGATGCAGCCACAACAAAAATTACCTACCTCCAAACCAACATGGCCAGATCAACGAGGTGGGATGCAGTTGCCCATAAGTTCCCACAGTGGCATGCACTCTGGGTCAGCGAGTCAAGTCGGTGGAATGGCACCCCCACATGTCTCCGCTGGGGATCAGGCCAGGTCTTCTATCAGTCCAAGTTCTGCAGCAGACAGAATCATTGCAGGGAGATCACAGCAAGGCCAAACATCGGGTAAATCTTGGAATTTTGTTGACATGGGTAGCCGTTTTCATCAACCAACCTTCGTTTCTCACATTGACCAGGGCTCACCAG GTCCCCAGGCTGCTTCACACCATAGCAAGGTACCGAGCCCAGCAGGGGCAGGATTTGATGAGAGATCCAGCAATCAGACGCGACATGAAACACCGGTGTCTGCTGTAGCAGG GTCCCATGTAAAGGGAGAGGATAAACAGCTTCCGTCCTGCCAATTTGCCTCCAATGAGTCT acttCCATGTCTGAAAAAAGTCGGACACCACCACTACCAAGAACCACCCCTCCACTGCGAAGATCCACCCCTCCGCCATCAAGAACCCCACCCCCTCAACGCTCACAGGCCACACCCCCTCCTCCCCCGCCTTTAGTGCACACCAGTCATCTGAGCGTCTCGCACGGGAAACAGATGCCGGAGAATAAGGATGATGACCCTAACGAGGATTACTGTGCGGTCTGTCAGAATGGCGGGGATCTCCTATGCTGTGACAAGTGTCCCAAAGTCTATCACCTCAAGTGTCACATACCAGAGCTTAAGGAGTTCCCCAG TGATGAGTGGCAGTGCACAATGTGCACCAATACAGACGACATGGTGCTGGCAGAAATAGAGAAGAAGGATCTAACAATGGGGCCGGGGAAACGCAAGGCTCCCTCTGGGCTCACAGAAAAAGAACTCAAG GCTTGTGAGAGAATTTTACTGGAGTTGTTTACCAACAAGGAGAGTGCCGTGTTCCACGAACCCGTCAGTAAACTG GTCCCAAACTATTACAAAATAATCACCAGACCTATAGATTTCTCCAAGATCCGATCCAAACTACAGCGGCAGAACTTCAACCATTACAACACTGTGGAGGAGTTCCTGGCCGACTGTAAACTGGTCTTCAAGAACTGTTTCACCTATAACTCG GTTGGCACTCCAATATATGTACAAGGTAAAATGTTGGATGAAGAGTTTGAAAGACTGGTGCAGAAGTTTTTACCATGCTATTATGATGTGTTGGATGAACTTGAAACTCGGACGGACACGCCCACCAGTGACGCATCAGATGGGGGTCCAGgggaaaagaagaagaagaagcgATATGAAGAAGACCCAAGTGTTGACCCATTGCACATACATTGA
- the LOC128189265 gene encoding E3 ubiquitin-protein ligase TRIM33-like isoform X2, whose product MAEASLPIAENGNLEVCVLCASELKDKNPKLLSCLHTLCENCLNSLFQVQIQQKRPNGENVDTAPDEKGEATVAENCTILCPACNATVEKSKVLDNLFVQSAPIVHLIDDEEEKEEDRHVCTGCDENEEATSFCVECKEWLCDQCVIAHRRVRITKDHMIQSKEEAKKIEDDTNSTPQKIMFCTVHKNEQLKLFCETCDKLTCRDCQLEEHKDHKYQFLSEAIRQQRENIQNAVVKLKQKLVNYQQADKILTSKNTELKSKLNDVCQNMRDVAEIITKEVNKHTDNLIQYLEKYVSTKTNVISDKQRLVKEALDKMKHTIEFVENALTVGDDTSILYAKGVMMKTLRVLANNGIPFHPSILNYSISYEHEKDFILKNINKAGTLVIDNNKFPAPPGQRPTSSPQQVQPRPSQPNVYPQPAMQNRTTSASGYYTSRNTIPPRIQQNFGHLSEVEQRNLTQKFFTMLNRQPGPDQVSGASNYQPQVPPNQLNFDQSVRNLTNLVNGTPSQRTMPSTRYPHNSPAANMMQPQQKLPTSKPTWPDQRGGMQLPISSHSGMHSGSASQVGGMAPPHVSAGDQARSSISPSSAADRIIAGRSQQGQTSGPQAASHHSKVPSPAGAGFDERSSNQTRHETPVSAVAGSHVKGEDKQLPSCQFASNESTSMSEKSRTPPLPRTTPPLRRSTPPPSRTPPPQRSQATPPPPPPLVHTSHLSVSHGKQMPENKDDDPNEDYCAVCQNGGDLLCCDKCPKVYHLKCHIPELKEFPSDEWQCTMCTNTDDMVLAEIEKKDLTMGPGKRKAPSGLTEKELKACERILLELFTNKESAVFHEPVSKLVPNYYKIITRPIDFSKIRSKLQRQNFNHYNTVEEFLADCKLVFKNCFTYNSVGTPIYVQGKMLDEEFERLVQKFLPCYYDVLDELETRTDTPTSDASDGGPGEKKKKKRYEEDPSVDPLHIH is encoded by the exons atgGCTGAAGCAAGCCTACCAATAGCTGAAAATGGTAATCTCGAAGTGTGTGTTTTATGTGCTTCGGAattaaaagacaaaaatccGAAATTGTTGTCGTGTTTACATACTTTATGTGAGAATTGCTTGAATTCGCTGTTTCAAGTGCAAATTCAACAGAAACGGCCAAATGGAGAAAACGTCGACACAGCACCGGATGAAAAAGGCGAGGCCACAG TAGCTGAGAACTGTACAATATTGTGTCCAGCATGTAACGCTACGGTTGAAAAGTCCAAGGTGTTGGACAACTTGTTCGTTCAAAGTGCACCCATTGTACATTTAATTGACGATGAAGAAGAGAAAGAAGAGGACAGGCATGTCTGTACAGGGTGTGATGAAAATGAGGAAGCCACATCTTTTTGTGTTGAGTGTAAAGAATGGTTATGTGACCAGTGTGTGATAGCACACCGACGTGTTCGCATTACAAAAGACCACATGATTCAATCAAAAGAGGAAGCCAAAAAGATTGAGGATGATACCAATTCCACGCCTCAGAAAATCATGTTTTGTACTGTGCACAAAAATGAACAGCTTAAATTGTTTTGTGAAACCTGTGATAAATTAACATGTAGGGACTGTCAATTAGAGGAACATAAAGACCATAAGTATCAGTTTCTATCAGAAGCAATCAGGCAACAGagggaaaacattcaaaatgcagttgttaaattgaaacaaaagtTAGTAAATTACCAGCAAGCTGACAAAATCTTAACATCAAAGAACACTGAACTTAAATCTAAACTCAATGATGTTTGTCAGAATATGAGAGATGTGGCAGAAATCATCACCAAAGAGGTAAACAAACACACGGACAATCTCATTCAGTATCTCGAAAAGTATGTCAGTACAAAAACCAATGTTATATCTGACAAACAGCGCTTGGTGAAGGAAGCTTTGGACAAGATGAAGCACACCATTGAATTTGTAGAAAATGCATTGACTGTTGGTGACGATACATCTATTCTCTATGCCAAAGGTGTGATGATGAAAACATTACGAGTGCTTGCTAACAATGGAATTCCTTTCCACCCAAGCATTCTCAATTATTCAATATCCTATGAGCAtgaaaaagatttcattttgaaaaacatcAACAAAGCCGGGACATTGGTGATAGACAATAACAAGTTTCCTGCACCCCCAGGGCAAAGACCGACCTCTAGTCCTCAACAAGTCCAACCCAGACCCAGTCAGCCCAATGTCTACCCACAGCCTGCCATGCAGAACCGCACGACCAGTGCGAGTGGCTACTACACTAGTCGGAATACCATTCCACCTCGCATCCAACAAAACTTTGGCCACCTCTCAGAGGTCGAGCAGAGAAATCTGACTCAGAAATTTTTCACCATGTTGAATCGTCAGCCAGGACCAGACCAGGTTTCAGGGGCCTCAAATTACCAGCCACAGGTCCCTCCGAACCAATTGAATTTTGACCAGTCTGTGCGCAATCTAACCAATCTTGTGAATGGCACCCCTTCACAGAGAACCATGCCATCAACTCGATATCCGCATAACTCACCTGCAGCCAACATGATGCAGCCACAACAAAAATTACCTACCTCCAAACCAACATGGCCAGATCAACGAGGTGGGATGCAGTTGCCCATAAGTTCCCACAGTGGCATGCACTCTGGGTCAGCGAGTCAAGTCGGTGGAATGGCACCCCCACATGTCTCCGCTGGGGATCAGGCCAGGTCTTCTATCAGTCCAAGTTCTGCAGCAGACAGAATCATTGCAGGGAGATCACAGCAAGGCCAAACATCGG GTCCCCAGGCTGCTTCACACCATAGCAAGGTACCGAGCCCAGCAGGGGCAGGATTTGATGAGAGATCCAGCAATCAGACGCGACATGAAACACCGGTGTCTGCTGTAGCAGG GTCCCATGTAAAGGGAGAGGATAAACAGCTTCCGTCCTGCCAATTTGCCTCCAATGAGTCT acttCCATGTCTGAAAAAAGTCGGACACCACCACTACCAAGAACCACCCCTCCACTGCGAAGATCCACCCCTCCGCCATCAAGAACCCCACCCCCTCAACGCTCACAGGCCACACCCCCTCCTCCCCCGCCTTTAGTGCACACCAGTCATCTGAGCGTCTCGCACGGGAAACAGATGCCGGAGAATAAGGATGATGACCCTAACGAGGATTACTGTGCGGTCTGTCAGAATGGCGGGGATCTCCTATGCTGTGACAAGTGTCCCAAAGTCTATCACCTCAAGTGTCACATACCAGAGCTTAAGGAGTTCCCCAG TGATGAGTGGCAGTGCACAATGTGCACCAATACAGACGACATGGTGCTGGCAGAAATAGAGAAGAAGGATCTAACAATGGGGCCGGGGAAACGCAAGGCTCCCTCTGGGCTCACAGAAAAAGAACTCAAG GCTTGTGAGAGAATTTTACTGGAGTTGTTTACCAACAAGGAGAGTGCCGTGTTCCACGAACCCGTCAGTAAACTG GTCCCAAACTATTACAAAATAATCACCAGACCTATAGATTTCTCCAAGATCCGATCCAAACTACAGCGGCAGAACTTCAACCATTACAACACTGTGGAGGAGTTCCTGGCCGACTGTAAACTGGTCTTCAAGAACTGTTTCACCTATAACTCG GTTGGCACTCCAATATATGTACAAGGTAAAATGTTGGATGAAGAGTTTGAAAGACTGGTGCAGAAGTTTTTACCATGCTATTATGATGTGTTGGATGAACTTGAAACTCGGACGGACACGCCCACCAGTGACGCATCAGATGGGGGTCCAGgggaaaagaagaagaagaagcgATATGAAGAAGACCCAAGTGTTGACCCATTGCACATACATTGA